From bacterium, a single genomic window includes:
- a CDS encoding HypC/HybG/HupF family hydrogenase formation chaperone codes for MCLGVPMKIIEVNGTMATVEMAHVRQECDLSLSPDAKVGDYVIVHAGFAIEILDEEDARETLELLDEIGFDTGRGS; via the coding sequence ATGTGTCTGGGCGTACCGATGAAGATAATCGAGGTTAACGGGACGATGGCGACGGTCGAGATGGCGCACGTGCGCCAGGAGTGCGACCTCTCGCTCTCGCCGGACGCGAAGGTGGGCGACTACGTAATAGTGCACGCCGGCTTCGCGATAGAAATATTGGACGAGGAGGACGCGCGCGAGACGCTCGAGCTCCTCGACGAGATAGGGTTCGATACGGGGCGCGGGAGTTGA